One stretch of Kwoniella pini CBS 10737 chromosome 3, complete sequence DNA includes these proteins:
- a CDS encoding GTP cyclohydrolase II: MSQSRSHQSLTQGDLDVLSFLTSDSSTLGPLPSTSQTQGQQKKSLPRRDSPMDALMISAVIAGSEKISRHHFGHGARTGAYTSCDESRPSSPAPQLQRLALRSTQAPRSERLRLERESKLKVAGEQGQGSSSAIPIPQAQNRHDTISPLSNSVGKDVGSSRSKRKMSMDPTPMSQTLQLASPSASNYFHPTHSSLSIVPSSSTSRPKVKCMARTRIPTPHGELFLHIYHNSVDTKEHLAIVIDPIQLDPKAKKAAPKGRKEIRSISLDSVWREGETEMERLVRGAYTGRLLPGQTESNPSQEDIEMADNDAAQANGNEVEEDVKPLVRIHSECYTGETIGSMRCDCGEQLDEALRQIALPQELKLQITSQFQQHAHLSHLREDLLPTPDPSRSSSPSNNLGKFVPGRGVVIYLRQEGRGIGLLEKIRAYNLQDLGNDTVTANLLLGHGADERKYDIAAEMLKDLGLKENGIRLLTNNPEKVIGLQNEGIKIIERVGMTPRDWQCFTQNENNNNNNNNNEEEEQKKEKEFNDWRERRAGVGLIGAGSAKGIELEKYLRTKVERMGHMIDIPENLQ, from the exons ATGTCACAATCAAGATCGCACCAATCTCTCACTCAAGGCGATCTAGATGTACTGTCATTTTTAACATCAGATTCTTCCACTCTTGGTCCATTACCCTCGACATCGCAAACTCAAGGTcaacaaaaaaaatcaCTACCCAGAAGAGATAGTCCCATGGACGCTCTAATGATTAGTGCAGTCATTGCTGGAAGTGAGAAAATCAGCAGACACCATTTTGGACATGGTG CCCGAACCGGAGCATACACATCGTGCGATGAATCTCGACCATCTTCCCCAGCTCCACAATTGCAACGTCTTGCTCTTCGATCAACTCAAGCACCTCGTAGTGAAAGACTACGCCTGGAAAgagaatcaaaattaaagGTAGCCGGAGAACAAGGCCAGGGGTCATCTTCGGCCATACCCATacctcaagctcaaaatcGACATGATACAATTTCTCCCTTGTCTAATTCTGTTGGGAAAGATGTCGGTAGTAGCAGAtcaaaaaggaagatgTCTATGGATCCTACACCAATGTCTCAGACTCTGCAATTAGCTtctccttcagcttcaaaCTATTTTCACCCAACccattcatcattatccATCGTACCGAGTTCTTCAACATCCAGACCAAAAGTTAAATGTATGGCAAGAACACGTATACCCACACCCCACGGAGAATTATTTTTACATATTTACCATAACTCGGTAGATACGAAAGAACACCTCGCAATTGTCATCGATCCTATTCAGCTGGACccaaaagctaaaaaagctGCACCTAAAGGTAGAAAAGAGATCAGAAGTATATCTTTAGACTCAGTTTGGCGTGAAGGTGAGACTGAGATGGAACGTTTGGTAAGAGGAGCATATACCGGTAGATTGTTACCTGGTCAAACTGAATCGAATCCTTCtcaagaagatattgagATGGCAGATAACGATGCTGCTCAAGCAAATGGAAAcgaggtagaagaagatgtaaaGCCTTTAGTAAGAATTCATTCTGAATGTTATACAGGTGAAACTATTGGTTCAATGAGATGTGATTGTGGAGAACAATTAGATGAAGCTTTACGTCAAATCGCTTTACCACAAGAActgaaattacaaattacttcacaatttcaacaacatgctcatctttctcatttAAGGGAAGATTTATTACCAACACCAGATCCatcaagatcttcttcaccttctaataATTTGGGTAAATTTGTTCCAGGTAGAGGAGttgtaatttatttaaGACAAGAAGGTAGAGGAATTGGattattagaaaaaatTAGAGCATATAATTTACAAGATTTAGGTAATGATACAGTTACTgcaaatttattattaggACATGGTGcagatgaaagaaaatatgatattgCAGCTGAAATGTTAAAAGATCTtggattaaaagaaaatggaattaGATTATTAACAAATAATCCTGAAAAAGTAATTGGATTACAAAATGAaggaattaaaattattgaaagagTTGGAATGACTCCTAGAGATTGGCAATGTTTTAcacaaaatgaaaataataataataataataataataatgaagaagaagaacaaaagaaagaaaaagaatttaatgattggagagaaagaagagctGGTGTAGGTTTAATTGGTGCTGGATCTGCAAAAGGTATTGAACTTGAAAAATATTTAAGAacaaaagttgaaagaatGGGTCATA TGATTGATATACCGGAAAATTTGCAATAA